The Natrialba magadii ATCC 43099 genome has a segment encoding these proteins:
- a CDS encoding tyrosine-type recombinase/integrase, which translates to MSKERHAHEDALNETEFQKLLDGAHLLTPPANLEATFVITMSGKLGMRIGEIAHMKRTWVKPDQGLIEVPSHEPCEKGRDGGLCGYCRRQANRTYQNDPENRDLDELLKSYWEPKTEAAERAVPYEFDEDVEDVVSSFFEYYYEVPLSVNTCRRRVKDAAEASDLNRRVYPHALRATAASTHAYEGLNIASMKAMMGWAKLSTAEKYIRISGGRTKRALLEIYG; encoded by the coding sequence ATGTCCAAAGAGAGACATGCCCACGAAGACGCACTGAACGAGACCGAATTCCAGAAACTCCTGGACGGCGCGCACCTTCTGACGCCGCCCGCGAACCTCGAAGCCACGTTCGTCATCACGATGAGCGGGAAGCTCGGGATGCGGATCGGGGAGATCGCCCACATGAAGCGGACCTGGGTCAAGCCCGACCAAGGCCTGATTGAAGTTCCGAGCCACGAGCCCTGCGAGAAGGGGCGCGACGGCGGCCTCTGCGGCTACTGCCGGCGCCAGGCCAACCGGACCTACCAGAACGATCCCGAGAACCGCGATCTCGACGAGCTCCTGAAGTCGTACTGGGAGCCGAAGACAGAGGCGGCCGAGCGGGCCGTCCCCTACGAGTTCGATGAGGACGTCGAGGACGTCGTCAGCTCGTTCTTCGAGTACTACTACGAGGTTCCGTTGAGCGTCAACACCTGCCGCCGCCGCGTGAAGGATGCAGCTGAGGCCTCGGACCTCAACCGCCGAGTCTACCCACACGCGCTCCGTGCAACGGCTGCGTCGACGCACGCGTACGAGGGCCTCAACATCGCGTCGATGAAGGCGATGATGGGCTGGGCGAAGCTGTCCACAGCTGAGAAGTACATCCGGATTTCCGGTGGCCGAACGAAGCGAGCTCTACTCGAGATCTACGGCTGA
- a CDS encoding helix-turn-helix domain-containing protein codes for MTGGDVRGDVEQAEDGLFQPKYRDEDVIDALVEAHPEPLTVGEVADGVGCSETTAHNRLHGLFDDEYPGLETKKVGANARVWWVNPDQLPE; via the coding sequence ATGACCGGAGGCGATGTCCGCGGCGACGTCGAACAGGCCGAGGACGGACTATTCCAGCCGAAGTATCGAGACGAGGACGTCATTGACGCGCTCGTCGAGGCGCACCCCGAACCGTTGACCGTCGGCGAGGTGGCCGACGGCGTCGGATGCTCTGAAACCACTGCACACAACCGCCTGCACGGGCTTTTCGACGACGAATACCCCGGCCTCGAGACGAAGAAAGTCGGTGCGAACGCACGCGTCTGGTGGGTGAACCCCGACCAGTTACCCGAGTAA
- a CDS encoding class II glutamine amidotransferase: MCWMSIYRGDDAPERAVAACQQNEQRSGGHSWGVAVAVDGELHRERGVGAMPIDAVDALPEADVALGHTRFATRGEISLRNAHPFEVRDRDGEPVAMLAHNGTWLSAPDVDDRADSWYMARLMESIYCAEPARPFEEIVRATGETTGETMTVLHRDGSAYTYSGRYEITEDDHCVRSSGGTPIPDGVVTKI, from the coding sequence ATGTGCTGGATGAGCATCTACCGCGGCGACGACGCCCCCGAGCGGGCGGTCGCGGCCTGCCAGCAGAACGAGCAACGGTCGGGCGGCCACTCCTGGGGCGTCGCGGTTGCCGTCGACGGCGAGCTTCACCGCGAACGCGGCGTGGGCGCGATGCCCATCGACGCTGTCGACGCGCTCCCCGAGGCCGACGTCGCTCTCGGGCACACCCGCTTCGCCACCCGCGGCGAGATCTCGCTGCGGAACGCCCACCCGTTCGAGGTTCGTGACCGAGACGGCGAACCGGTCGCGATGCTCGCCCACAACGGCACCTGGCTGTCGGCTCCGGACGTCGACGACCGCGCGGACAGCTGGTACATGGCCCGACTGATGGAGTCCATCTACTGCGCCGAACCCGCGCGGCCGTTCGAGGAGATCGTCCGGGCGACCGGAGAGACCACCGGCGAGACGATGACCGTCCTGCATCGCGACGGGTCGGCGTACACCTACTCCGGCCGCTACGAGATCACCGAAGACGACCACTGCGTCCGTAGCAGCGGCGGAACACCTATTCCCGATGGGGTCGTGACGAAGATATGA
- a CDS encoding type II toxin-antitoxin system VapC family toxin codes for MTLFVDTNILIAATVGEPERGEVARDLLDADYEFATTLLNVMEYRTVLTKKKKFEQERVEELIDGLFDRMDVYGPESSDLLEAYAIQRETLLYTMDTVILATSKEVGGPLVTFDGELLDNGAISPEEVLES; via the coding sequence ATGACGCTGTTCGTCGACACGAACATCCTCATCGCGGCGACGGTCGGCGAACCGGAGCGGGGTGAGGTGGCGCGGGATCTTCTCGACGCCGACTACGAGTTCGCGACGACGCTGCTGAACGTGATGGAGTACCGGACGGTCCTGACGAAAAAGAAGAAGTTCGAGCAGGAGCGCGTCGAGGAGCTGATCGATGGGCTGTTCGACCGGATGGACGTGTACGGACCGGAGTCGAGCGACCTCCTCGAGGCGTACGCGATCCAGCGCGAGACGCTGCTCTACACGATGGACACGGTGATCCTCGCGACGTCGAAAGAGGTGGGCGGCCCGCTCGTCACGTTCGATGGCGAGCTTCTCGACAACGGCGCGATCTCCCCGGAGGAGGTCCTCGAGTCCTAA
- a CDS encoding tyrosine-type recombinase/integrase, whose translation MSNADEVHWLKPDQVEAMRAAVLEGSHPERDNAILTLLYDTGLRRAELSGVDRAMLDVDDELLRIPSRIQKGYPNDRDPRPATFELDRGENLRTIATLNAYLEVRDDVDALFPSQMSTRMSPKGVNDVVKRAARRADIRPFTFEGRGGPDDVSAHTLRHSLAWRMLRVETGNILYDVRNRLRHRSLQTTERTYDHFETI comes from the coding sequence ATGAGCAACGCGGACGAAGTCCACTGGTTGAAACCAGACCAGGTCGAAGCGATGCGTGCTGCCGTCCTCGAGGGCAGTCACCCTGAACGAGACAACGCGATCCTCACGCTCCTCTACGACACCGGCCTTCGCCGGGCTGAACTCTCTGGTGTCGATCGCGCGATGCTCGACGTCGACGACGAACTGCTCCGGATCCCGAGCCGGATCCAGAAGGGCTACCCCAACGATAGGGACCCGCGACCGGCCACGTTCGAGCTCGACCGCGGTGAGAATCTCAGGACGATCGCGACGCTGAATGCGTACCTCGAGGTTCGCGACGACGTCGACGCGCTGTTCCCCAGCCAGATGAGTACCCGGATGTCGCCGAAAGGTGTGAACGATGTCGTCAAGCGCGCGGCTCGACGAGCTGATATTCGACCGTTCACGTTCGAGGGACGCGGTGGGCCGGACGACGTCTCAGCGCATACGCTTCGTCACTCACTCGCCTGGCGAATGCTACGCGTGGAGACAGGAAACATCCTCTACGACGTCAGGAATCGACTTCGACACCGCTCGCTTCAAACCACAGAACGGACGTACGACCACTTCGAGACGATTTAG
- a CDS encoding ParA family protein, whose product MRIGVTNQKGGAGKTTTTLNVAGALNQLGNDVLVIDLDPQGHATEGLGFEDLYDDPERDSLFDVLPELERMDELEQLVVEHQEVDCVPSHETMINAEDALANVMKREERLEMLLDDADGRWDYVLVDCPPNLGVLTDNAIVATGNVLIPAQAKSTSIRAIELLFKQLRSIESAFGPVDELALVANEVEVDGEADEMMAWFRDVFEDKEDCAVFEVRKRVALQRAWNNGVSIFEHEEECDMESVYLDVARHLEGFHG is encoded by the coding sequence ATGAGAATCGGAGTTACCAACCAGAAAGGAGGAGCAGGGAAGACGACGACCACACTCAACGTCGCCGGCGCGCTCAACCAGCTCGGGAACGACGTCCTCGTGATCGACCTGGATCCGCAGGGCCACGCGACGGAAGGGCTCGGGTTCGAGGACCTCTACGACGATCCCGAACGCGACTCGCTGTTCGACGTCCTCCCCGAACTTGAACGGATGGACGAGCTCGAGCAGCTCGTCGTCGAGCACCAGGAGGTCGACTGCGTCCCGTCGCACGAGACGATGATCAACGCCGAGGACGCCCTGGCGAACGTGATGAAACGAGAGGAGCGCCTCGAGATGCTCCTCGACGACGCCGACGGTCGTTGGGACTACGTTCTCGTCGACTGCCCGCCCAACCTGGGCGTGCTCACCGACAACGCGATCGTCGCGACCGGGAACGTCCTGATCCCAGCGCAGGCGAAGAGCACGAGCATCCGCGCGATCGAGCTTCTCTTCAAGCAGCTCCGCTCGATCGAGTCCGCGTTCGGTCCCGTCGACGAGCTCGCACTCGTCGCGAACGAGGTCGAGGTCGATGGGGAAGCCGATGAGATGATGGCCTGGTTCAGAGACGTCTTTGAAGACAAAGAGGACTGTGCTGTCTTTGAGGTCAGAAAGCGCGTCGCCCTTCAGCGCGCCTGGAACAACGGTGTCTCGATCTTCGAGCACGAGGAGGAGTGCGACATGGAGTCAGTCTACCTCGACGTCGCTCGCCACCTGGAGGGATTCCATGGCTGA